One window of Methanothermobacter tenebrarum genomic DNA carries:
- a CDS encoding MJ0144 family RNA dihydrouridine synthase-like protein: protein MILKVLAPMAGISNARFCLKLIPYGFNMVTLGGYNADKPTVMAAKKIIERGRLEFDFSADELPSIIQEEASLIKDKANVMVSVNLRAVSPDPIIEISRIKEVDVVEINAHCRQMELTSIGCGQTLLMDLERLEDFTREVVRRSNSKVSVKIRGNIPGVDESKVAKVLDESGVDYIHLDAMKPGFNSADLKLVNRVSKMIERAALIGNNSIRDLESARRMLKAGADGISIARAAMNGKLPFNLSLL from the coding sequence ATGATCCTTAAAGTATTAGCCCCCATGGCAGGTATTTCCAATGCAAGATTCTGCCTCAAACTCATCCCATATGGTTTTAACATGGTCACCCTAGGCGGCTATAACGCCGATAAACCAACAGTAATGGCCGCCAAGAAGATAATAGAAAGGGGAAGATTAGAATTCGATTTTAGCGCTGATGAATTACCATCCATAATCCAAGAGGAAGCTTCCCTAATAAAAGACAAGGCAAATGTTATGGTATCTGTCAATTTAAGGGCCGTCTCACCCGATCCAATTATAGAAATTTCAAGAATAAAAGAAGTCGATGTTGTGGAGATAAACGCCCATTGCCGCCAGATGGAACTTACAAGTATTGGCTGCGGCCAGACACTCTTAATGGACCTTGAAAGATTGGAAGATTTCACAAGAGAAGTTGTGAGAAGATCGAATTCAAAAGTTTCAGTTAAGATAAGGGGTAACATACCAGGAGTTGATGAATCAAAGGTCGCCAAGGTTTTAGATGAGAGTGGAGTAGATTATATCCATTTAGATGCTATGAAACCAGGTTTTAATTCTGCAGATCTTAAATTAGTAAATAGGGTGAGTAAAATGATAGAAAGAGCTGCTTTGATAGGTAATAATTCCATAAGGGATTTAGAGTCTGCTAGGAGAATGTTAAAAGCGGGTGCAGATGGTATATCCATTGCAAGGGCCGCTATGAACGGAAAATTACCATTTAACCTATCATTATTATGA
- the cofD gene encoding 2-phospho-L-lactate transferase: MITVLSGGTGTPKLLQGMKEIINPSQITVIVNTVEDDYFSGLYVTPDIDTVLYTLADIINEDTWYGIKDDTFITHEMLKKLGCPELLRIGDKDRAFKIQKTLLLEDHSLSEAVDIQRKSLGIRSKVIPMSDEPSEIKIFTEKGPMSFHQFLIKEKSEPEVFDIHYNIVRPAPGVIEAIKDSEMVIIGPSNPVTSIGPIISTKGVKKALEQVSVTAVSPIAGGMPFSGPAAKFMEALGYEVSSMGVCQIYADFLDKFVIDEKDSHLEEKIEKLIKEVTITNTKMENLKDKIRLARIILGEIV, from the coding sequence ATGATAACTGTATTATCTGGGGGTACGGGGACTCCTAAGCTCCTCCAGGGGATGAAAGAGATTATCAACCCATCCCAGATCACTGTAATAGTTAATACGGTGGAAGATGACTATTTCTCAGGCTTATATGTCACACCCGACATTGACACAGTCCTCTACACTCTAGCAGATATTATAAACGAGGACACCTGGTACGGTATAAAGGATGATACATTCATCACACATGAAATGTTAAAAAAACTGGGATGCCCAGAACTTCTAAGGATAGGCGACAAAGACCGTGCATTCAAAATCCAGAAAACACTACTATTAGAAGATCATAGTCTCTCAGAAGCTGTAGATATCCAAAGGAAGAGCCTCGGTATAAGATCAAAGGTAATACCAATGAGTGACGAGCCCTCAGAAATAAAAATATTCACGGAGAAGGGGCCGATGAGCTTCCACCAATTCCTCATCAAAGAAAAATCCGAACCAGAAGTGTTCGACATACACTATAATATTGTCAGGCCAGCACCTGGTGTTATAGAGGCTATAAAGGATTCAGAGATGGTTATCATAGGACCATCTAATCCAGTGACTTCCATTGGCCCAATAATCTCAACAAAAGGTGTTAAAAAAGCCTTGGAGCAAGTTTCCGTAACCGCCGTATCCCCCATTGCCGGGGGAATGCCATTCAGCGGCCCCGCCGCGAAATTCATGGAAGCTTTAGGCTACGAGGTGTCTTCTATGGGGGTTTGCCAAATTTATGCAGACTTTTTAGACAAATTTGTCATTGATGAAAAGGATTCCCATTTAGAGGAAAAAATAGAAAAACTAATAAAAGAGGTTACGATAACAAACACCAAGATGGAAAATCTCAAAGACAAAATACGGTTGGCTAGAATAATTTTAGGTGAAATAGTATGA
- a CDS encoding GTP cyclohydrolase III, with protein MIQMTLIQIDNYGPWTVTPTPRRESDLQILQAELYADLQRQFAAKQGLVFFMRFDNMLAISNGMDMEDHLRIQESIGNRYPITVSMGVGTAQTPYDAQRKATRALQSHGGAQSEDRKEVLAIDALADDEGFVQIAHIDINGITETLTDTMPAYDTSFVVNRVQHFLMKKLIKKGSLLFFIGGDNFMSPCNGLAPEGLLKIINEIKDEINIALKAGIGKAPTAEKAANLADLALEEIRGGFTYDLVHLMKE; from the coding sequence ATGATTCAAATGACCTTAATCCAAATAGATAATTATGGACCATGGACTGTAACCCCCACCCCCAGACGAGAATCAGACCTCCAAATATTACAAGCCGAACTTTACGCTGACCTCCAAAGACAATTCGCCGCAAAACAAGGACTAGTTTTTTTCATGAGATTCGATAACATGCTCGCCATAAGTAACGGCATGGACATGGAAGACCATCTAAGAATACAAGAGTCCATAGGTAACAGATACCCGATAACCGTGAGTATGGGGGTTGGAACAGCACAGACACCCTATGATGCGCAGAGGAAAGCTACAAGGGCCCTCCAGAGTCATGGTGGCGCACAATCCGAGGACAGGAAAGAAGTGCTTGCAATCGACGCTTTAGCCGATGATGAAGGTTTTGTACAAATAGCCCACATCGACATCAATGGGATAACAGAAACACTCACCGATACCATGCCAGCCTATGACACATCCTTCGTGGTTAATCGAGTACAACACTTTTTAATGAAGAAATTAATCAAAAAAGGATCGCTACTATTTTTTATAGGCGGAGACAATTTCATGTCCCCCTGTAACGGCCTAGCACCAGAAGGATTGCTCAAGATCATAAATGAGATAAAAGACGAAATAAACATCGCATTAAAAGCGGGTATAGGTAAAGCTCCAACAGCCGAAAAGGCAGCTAATTTAGCAGACCTTGCACTTGAAGAGATAAGAGGCGGTTTCACCTACGATCTAGTACATCTCATGAAGGAATGA
- a CDS encoding rod shape-determining protein — protein sequence MFSFRKKEKGEKTESKTVTNTLGIDLGTLNTVIAKPSGDKFDIYKIPSVVAVKKDDPSYVLAVGEEAKKMLGRTPEDIVAVRPLRKGVVESVAQAEALIIHAIEMSAGDISEIDRIVIGIPGNASEVERNAVEEIGKRAGVKYVLVISEGLAAAIGAGLPIAEASGTMVIDIGAGSSDIVVISLGGITDIETVRVGGDDIDENIVELVKEKHNVEIGLHEAEKAKIEVGMVHSKTEIENEKTTVIGKCMETNKPKEVEIDSKLVADAAEPVITKVIDALSKVLERLSPELISGVYNRTILVGGTSLLRGLKERIYEEVGIPAKVSEDPMTVVAKGAAIVAAEPRALEPEVRLKAMK from the coding sequence ATGTTTTCATTTAGAAAAAAGGAAAAAGGAGAAAAAACGGAGAGCAAAACGGTCACAAACACCCTTGGTATAGACCTAGGGACTCTGAATACCGTGATAGCCAAGCCATCAGGGGATAAATTTGACATTTATAAAATACCATCAGTAGTCGCTGTGAAAAAGGACGACCCATCCTATGTCCTAGCAGTAGGTGAAGAAGCGAAAAAAATGCTAGGCAGAACACCAGAAGATATAGTGGCTGTCAGACCACTTAGAAAGGGTGTTGTGGAGAGCGTGGCACAAGCAGAAGCGCTTATAATCCACGCAATAGAAATGAGTGCAGGTGACATATCAGAGATCGACAGGATAGTTATAGGCATCCCAGGTAACGCATCAGAAGTTGAAAGGAATGCAGTTGAAGAAATCGGCAAGAGAGCAGGTGTAAAATACGTCCTAGTTATAAGCGAGGGCCTCGCAGCGGCAATAGGCGCAGGATTACCAATAGCAGAAGCCTCAGGTACCATGGTAATTGACATCGGCGCAGGATCAAGCGACATTGTCGTCATATCACTCGGGGGGATAACAGACATTGAAACAGTACGAGTCGGTGGCGACGACATAGATGAAAACATAGTAGAACTAGTTAAAGAAAAACACAACGTCGAAATAGGACTACACGAAGCCGAAAAGGCCAAAATCGAAGTTGGCATGGTCCACTCAAAAACAGAAATTGAAAACGAGAAAACCACAGTAATAGGAAAATGCATGGAAACAAACAAGCCAAAAGAGGTTGAAATAGATTCAAAACTGGTCGCTGACGCGGCAGAACCCGTCATCACAAAGGTAATAGACGCCCTCTCAAAAGTCCTTGAAAGATTATCACCCGAACTCATATCAGGAGTATACAATAGGACAATACTAGTCGGGGGCACATCCCTCCTAAGAGGACTTAAAGAAAGAATCTACGAAGAAGTGGGCATACCAGCCAAAGTATCAGAAGACCCCATGACCGTAGTGGCCAAGGGCGCAGCCATCGTCGCAGCCGAACCAAGAGCACTAGAACCAGAAGTAAGACTAAAAGCCATGAAATAA
- the rnhB gene encoding ribonuclease HII, whose amino-acid sequence MKILGIDEAGRGPVIGPLIIAGVMLPKEKIKILEKLQVKDSKKLTPRKRTYLAKKIKKISKYYITRIDAPTIDKLRQEGVNLNEIEKRAMADIINKARPDHAIIDSVDIKPQRFEKEIKKLIKYKISIKAEHGADTKYPIVSAASIIAKDQREQEIEKIKKEYKIEFGSGYPNDPLTKKFLSKLDTKRLPDFIRKSWATIKNMQKSGGF is encoded by the coding sequence ATGAAAATACTCGGAATCGACGAAGCAGGCAGAGGACCCGTGATAGGACCCCTAATCATAGCAGGGGTCATGCTACCAAAAGAAAAAATAAAAATCCTCGAAAAACTCCAAGTTAAAGACTCCAAAAAACTCACACCAAGAAAACGCACATACCTCGCCAAAAAGATAAAAAAAATCAGCAAATATTATATAACAAGAATAGACGCTCCAACCATAGACAAACTACGCCAAGAGGGTGTGAACCTCAACGAAATAGAAAAAAGAGCCATGGCAGATATCATCAATAAAGCCCGGCCAGACCATGCAATAATAGACTCAGTCGACATAAAACCCCAACGATTCGAAAAAGAAATAAAAAAACTGATAAAATATAAAATAAGCATCAAAGCAGAACACGGTGCCGACACAAAATATCCAATAGTCTCAGCAGCATCCATAATAGCCAAAGATCAAAGAGAACAAGAAATAGAAAAAATAAAAAAGGAATATAAAATAGAATTCGGCTCAGGATACCCCAACGACCCCCTCACAAAAAAATTCCTATCCAAACTAGACACAAAAAGACTACCAGACTTCATAAGAAAATCATGGGCCACAATAAAAAACATGCAAAAAAGTGGGGGCTTCTAA
- a CDS encoding ExbD/TolR family protein: MPIDVERYKRKIRRANPRFNLVPFIDILFTLLIFLVVTSSFQGINEGTSSSSGKPEPGETLGPSEYYLIPVAGLKKVIVNNVDKSEYIKNSAIAVHTRVLDEGEITIRPREGLIIIQTPPGFPVDKAVKSPA, encoded by the coding sequence TTGCCCATTGACGTTGAAAGATATAAAAGGAAGATTAGAAGGGCTAATCCACGCTTCAACCTCGTCCCATTTATAGACATATTATTCACCTTACTCATCTTCCTCGTTGTAACGAGCAGCTTTCAAGGAATCAACGAAGGAACATCCTCATCCTCTGGCAAACCCGAACCTGGAGAGACTTTAGGCCCCTCAGAATATTATCTAATCCCCGTCGCCGGCTTGAAAAAGGTTATAGTTAATAACGTGGACAAATCAGAGTACATAAAAAATAGTGCAATCGCAGTCCACACACGCGTATTAGACGAGGGTGAAATAACAATAAGACCAAGGGAGGGTCTCATAATCATACAAACACCACCAGGTTTCCCGGTGGATAAAGCCGTTAAGAGTCCAGCCTAG
- a CDS encoding MotA/TolQ/ExbB proton channel family protein produces the protein MITEPIINSITTILEMFRSGGIITYAIAIIGIYGLALSIEKMYYLRKISRISTPEIIGIVNDSMEKGGALEALRAIGQYQNPISKIISEALKIGYRNKAEVEDAMERVFIVEMSNMTRGLGTLKTIIEITPLLGLIGTVIGIWHTFKVLGVNADPTSMAQGIYIALITTIAGLTVAILLLPFYSYLTSKIEAEIDKIELIKKMTNWNYAVMKIKVEGNLEAVMEALRESEGIVNVKLINEPEANMQVAFKPSMLEKSINNIILEKCNKSADIIESRLKQ, from the coding sequence ATGATCACAGAACCAATAATAAATTCCATCACAACAATACTAGAAATGTTCAGAAGCGGGGGTATAATCACATACGCCATCGCAATCATAGGAATATATGGACTAGCCCTCTCCATAGAAAAAATGTATTATCTCCGCAAAATATCACGTATCAGCACCCCGGAGATCATAGGGATCGTCAACGATTCCATGGAAAAAGGAGGAGCCCTAGAAGCCCTCAGAGCCATAGGACAATACCAAAACCCAATCTCCAAGATAATCTCAGAAGCCCTTAAAATAGGCTACAGGAACAAAGCAGAAGTCGAAGATGCCATGGAAAGAGTTTTCATCGTCGAAATGAGTAACATGACCCGCGGCCTCGGCACCCTCAAGACAATAATCGAAATCACACCACTCCTAGGTCTTATAGGCACAGTCATAGGAATATGGCACACATTCAAGGTCCTTGGAGTTAACGCAGACCCCACCTCAATGGCACAAGGAATCTACATAGCCCTTATCACGACCATAGCCGGGCTCACAGTCGCAATACTACTACTACCATTCTACTCATACCTAACAAGCAAAATAGAAGCCGAAATAGATAAAATAGAACTTATAAAAAAGATGACGAACTGGAATTACGCGGTTATGAAAATCAAAGTAGAAGGAAACCTCGAAGCCGTGATGGAAGCCCTCAGAGAATCAGAGGGCATAGTTAACGTGAAACTCATCAACGAACCCGAAGCAAACATGCAAGTAGCCTTCAAACCCAGCATGCTAGAAAAGAGTATAAACAACATAATACTCGAAAAATGTAACAAGAGCGCAGATATAATAGAAAGCAGACTAAAACAATAA
- a CDS encoding IMP cyclohydrolase yields the protein MYLGRILAVGSSEDGVFAAYRVSSRSFPNRIAKKFEDRIAIIPKEGHETDVFKNPYIAYNCIRIVGDTAIVSNGSHTDVIADKINLGMNMKDAITLSLLTMDYEKDELNTPRIAAAIKDDGEGYIGIVTSHNIQVQRVPSGSAYYISTYEHITPRKVKFEAENADEAAAHIMGGGEFSKFTHPVTAAAAFKRTVEWELSTI from the coding sequence ATGTATCTTGGTAGAATATTAGCTGTTGGAAGCAGCGAAGATGGTGTATTCGCCGCTTATAGGGTGTCGAGCAGATCATTCCCCAATAGGATTGCTAAAAAATTCGAGGACAGAATCGCCATCATCCCCAAAGAAGGTCATGAAACCGATGTCTTCAAGAACCCTTATATCGCATACAATTGCATAAGGATAGTAGGGGACACAGCAATAGTATCCAATGGTTCACATACAGATGTGATAGCTGATAAGATAAACCTGGGCATGAACATGAAAGATGCTATAACATTATCCCTACTTACAATGGACTATGAAAAGGATGAACTCAACACCCCAAGGATAGCAGCAGCCATAAAAGATGATGGTGAAGGCTATATAGGGATAGTAACATCCCATAACATCCAAGTACAGAGAGTGCCAAGTGGGAGCGCATATTACATATCCACATATGAGCATATAACACCCCGAAAAGTCAAATTCGAGGCGGAGAATGCGGATGAAGCAGCCGCCCATATAATGGGTGGGGGAGAATTCTCCAAGTTCACACACCCAGTAACCGCGGCAGCGGCTTTTAAAAGGACAGTTGAATGGGAACTTAGCACAATTTAA
- a CDS encoding coenzyme F420-0:L-glutamate ligase produces the protein MPQLEIKIIGLSTIPLIKEGDDLANIIIEASKREDKKIEDGDIIVIAETIVSKAEGNKINLKGIKPTPAAKRLAEQTGKDPRLVEAILRESKDIIKVGHDFIISETKHGFICANAGIDESNVEEGMATPLPEDPDATAENIRSSLIDKLGKDIIVIIADTQGRPFREGAVGVAVGVSGMSPIWDRRGETDLYGKSLKTTKIAVADEIASAASMVMGQANEGIPIVIIKGYPHNHLKAEGTSKDLLRPKELDVFR, from the coding sequence GTGCCCCAATTGGAGATAAAAATCATAGGACTTTCCACAATCCCCCTTATAAAAGAGGGTGACGATCTAGCAAATATCATTATTGAAGCCTCCAAGAGGGAAGATAAAAAGATCGAAGATGGAGATATTATTGTTATCGCAGAGACCATAGTATCCAAGGCCGAAGGGAATAAAATAAACCTTAAAGGGATAAAACCCACACCAGCGGCTAAAAGATTAGCCGAGCAGACAGGTAAAGACCCGAGGTTAGTTGAGGCAATATTAAGAGAATCAAAGGATATAATAAAAGTTGGACACGATTTCATAATCTCGGAGACAAAACATGGTTTTATATGCGCAAATGCTGGTATAGATGAATCAAATGTTGAAGAGGGGATGGCAACGCCCCTACCAGAGGATCCGGATGCCACAGCAGAAAACATAAGATCCTCATTAATTGACAAATTAGGGAAGGATATAATTGTTATAATAGCCGATACCCAGGGACGTCCTTTCAGGGAAGGTGCTGTAGGGGTTGCTGTGGGCGTTTCGGGCATGAGCCCAATCTGGGATAGGAGGGGGGAAACAGACCTCTATGGTAAGAGCCTGAAAACAACAAAGATTGCAGTTGCCGATGAGATAGCATCAGCAGCCTCCATGGTAATGGGGCAAGCAAACGAAGGAATACCAATCGTCATAATAAAAGGCTATCCACATAACCATCTCAAGGCTGAAGGCACATCCAAAGACCTCCTAAGGCCAAAGGAATTGGATGTTTTCCGTTAA